The Microcaecilia unicolor chromosome 13, aMicUni1.1, whole genome shotgun sequence genome has a window encoding:
- the FAM43B gene encoding protein FAM43B yields the protein MLPWKRSKFVLVAEEPKSQPKSMSPGLTYTSLLSSFLRSCPDLLPDRSLQRLGSVFRSRRQKVELNREDPSYTVRYLGNAVTLHAKGEGCTEEAVRKIWAKSDFGGHSTKMKLSLGPQGVRMSPCDKGSKKPGHAYLLHRITHCGVEAPQHPRIFAWIYRHQIKNKAVVLRCHAVLVSRADKARAMTRFLYQTSRAAFSEFKRLKRQDDRRHVRQQLLGQAVIPLPPLRRQLKGKCPYRPPADRNRGAPRLSCIPEEEEDEQRLLDLALQLRRCSLHRGSAPGSPPGKSPASSVRG from the coding sequence ATGCTGCCCTGGAAGAGAAGCAAGTTCGTGCTGGTAGCGGAAGAGCCGAAATCCCAGCCCAAGAGCATGAGCCCGGGACTCACCTACACGTCCCTGCTGTCCTCCTTCCTGCGCTCCTGCCCCGACCTGCTGCCCGATCGCTCCCTCCAGCGCCTGGGCAGCGTGTTCCGGAGCCGGCGGCAGAAGGTGGAACTGAACCGGGAGGATCCCAGCTACACCGTGCGCTACCTGGGTAACGCGGTCACTCTGCACGCTAAGGGCGAGGGATGCACAGAAGAGGCGGTGCGCAAGATCTGGGCCAAGAGCGACTTCGGCGGCCACAGCACCAAGATGAAGCTGAGCCTGGGGCCCCAGGGGGTCCGGATGAGCCCGTGCGACAAGGGCTCCAAGAAGCCCGGCCATGCCTACCTGCTGCACCGGATCACCCACTGCGGGGTGGAGGCTCCGCAGCACCCCCGCATCTTCGCCTGGATCTACCGGCACCAGATCAAGAACAAGGCGGTGGTGCTCCGCTGCCACGCCGTGCTGGTCTCCCGGGCCGACAAAGCCCGAGCCATGACCCGGTTCCTCTACCAGACCTCCCGGGCCGCCTTCAGCGAGTTCAAGCGGCTCAAGCGCCAGGACGACCGGCGCCACGTGCGGCAGCAGCTCCTGGGCCAGGCTGTCATCCCGTTGCCCCCCCTGCGTAGGCAGCTGAAGGGGAAGTGCCCGTACCGGCCCCCGGCGGACAGGAACCGGGGCGCCCCCCGGCTCAGCTGCATCCcggaggaggaggaagacgaGCAGCGGCTGCTGGACTTAGCGCTGCAGCTCAGGCGTTGCAGCCTGCACAGGGGGTCTGCTCCGGGAAGCCCCCCGGGGAAGAGCCCTGCTTCGTCTGTGAGGGGCTGA